The Pandoraea apista genomic interval GGCGTGTACTCGCTGCCAATCAAAGCGCACTGAATCGTCTCGGTGTGTCGCGAGACGAGATTGTCGGCACACGTGTGGATCGATGGTTCTCCTCGACGCTCGATGCGCTGCTTGCGCAAGCGCAGCCCACACCGAACGCTTGCTGGCCGATTCGCACGCATACCGGCGAGTCGTTGCTGGCGATGGTGCGCGCACCGGAGCGCACGATACGGCGCATTCGCCGGTTGCCGATTCCCGAGCCACGAACATCGGCGCCCCCGTTTTCCGATCCGGTGTTGGCGCGCGAGTTTTCGCGCGCTTGCCGCGTGTTCGCTCGCGACGTGCCGGTTCTCGTTCGCGGTGAAACCGGGAGCGGCAAAGAGGTCTTTGCACGCGCCGTTCACGCGGCGAGCGAGAGAGCGAACGGGCCGTTCGTCGCACTCAATTGCGCAGCGATTCCCGAGTCGCTGATCGAGAGCGAGCTTTTCGGTTACGTGGGCGGCAGCTTCACAGGGGCGCGCAAAGAGGGGATGAACGGTAAGCTGTGGCAAGCGAACGGCGGCACGCTGTTTCTCGACGAAATTGGCGACATGCCTTTCGCGATGCAAACCCGCCTGCTGCGCGTGCTCGAAGATCGTGCGGTGTCGCCCCTCGGCGGCGGCGAGCCGGTGCCGCTGGACATTCGCATACTCAGCGCAACGCATCGGGACCTTTCGGCGCGCATTACCGAGAGGTTGTTCCGGGAAGACCTCTTCTATCGGCTGAGCGGGCTGGAAGTCACCGTGCCGCCGCTGCGCGAACGTGAGGACAAGATCGAGTTGATTCAGCGGCTGTTGGCGCAGGCCTGCGAATCAGGGCGAATCACCGTAACGGACGCCGCGCAGGACCGGCTTTGTACCTACGCGTGGCCGGGCAATGTACGTCAGATGCGCAGCGTTATCCGCACGCTGGCAGCGCTGAGCGAGAGTGGTGTCGTTACGCTGGACGACTTGCCGGGCGAGTTGCGCGAAGCGCAGGCAGACGTGAGCGTAGCACCGCGCTCAGAAGCGCCGCTGGAGGCTGCCGAGCGTCAGGCGCTGCGGGCAACGCTCGATGCCTGTCAGGGACAGGTCAGTGCCGCCGCCCGAAAGCTCGGGGTGAGCCGCAATACGCTCTATCGGAAACTGAAACGATTCGGCTTGCTGCGCGGTTGAGGTTCGCCGCGCAGCAATGGCATACCGCTTACTTCACCGGAATCGGCGTGGCCCGATCCACCGGCACGGCGGTCACGCTGTTCTGCGGCGAGCCATCGATGAGCTTGTCCGAGTAGGTGAGATAGACGAGCGTGTTGCGTGTCTTGTCGACCATTCGCACAATGCGCAGCTTCTTGAACAGCGGCGACAGTCCTTCGGAGAAAACCTCTTCTTCCTTCGGTAACGGCGCGCCGAACGAAATCGGTCCCACCGGTCGGCAGGCAATCGACGCTTCCGACTTGTCTTCCGCCAGTCCTACCATTCCCTTGACGCCGCCGGTCTTCGCGCGCGACACGTAACAAGTGACGCCGTGTACCTTCGGATCGTCGAAGGCATCCACCACGATCTTGTGGTCGGGACCGACTAACTTGAACGCGGTGCTGACGTCGCCAATCCTCTCGGCATGGGCCCAATTCGCGGCGACCATCAGCGCCAGTGCGAGTGCTTTTTTCATGATGATGTGTTCCGTCAAATGCGGCATTGGCGGCGACAGTCGCCCGGCGTGCATGCCGCGTGCAGCGGATTCTACCCGTGTCGCGCGACCGTGGGCTACAGCCATGGCGAGAAGGCCGCCGAGTCCTTCTCCGGCGTGATGTACCACTGCCGCCGCGCCGGATCGTAGATCGCCCCGCGCGCCGTCAGTTCGTCCTTCGCCCCATAGGTGTCGCCGCTCAGGTAGCGGCGGGCGGGTGTGGTGTCCACGGGCATCGCCATATTGCGCACGAGCGCGTCGTCGGCGAGAAGCACGGTGCGCGGCAAGTCGAGCGAAGCAATGAAGCCGCTTTGCCGGGTCTCGTCGCTCGACGTGATCAGCGATACCGATTCTCGTGCCCGGGTCATCGCCACGTAGAACAGATTCTTTTCGCTTTCCAGTGGCGCGAAAGGATTCGGAAACTCGTTGCGCTCCAGGAAGGGGATGACGACGTGATCGAACTCCTTGCCTTTGATGTTCGCGACGGTGTCTACGCTCACACGCGCACCCGCTCGCGTGCGGCGGACGGCGGAAAGACGCGCCATCATCGATGAAAAGTAATCGGCAAGGGGGGTGTCGTCGGCGGGCAGTGTCGACGCGTAGGCGCGCAGTGTGCGCTCGACAAGATCGACGTCGTACGGCCGCGCGTACAGGCGCGTGGCCACCGCCTGAAAATCGATCTTCTGACGAATACGGCGGAAGGCGTCGCTTGCCGAGAGCGTTGGCAGGCTCGCGCGCAACTCGCGAATCAACTGGCCGATGGTCGCGGCAGGTGTGCCCGGCACAGCCCCCAGCAGATACGACGTGTAGATCTGTTCGATCAGTTCCGGATGCTTTGCCGTCAACTGATACTGGTCACGCGACAGGCGAATGTTCGCGAAGATGCCGAGCACCGCGGCAACGGACATGCGTTCGCGCTCATCGATGGTTTCATGTGCGCGCATTGCCAACGCGAACACCGCGCGCACGAAACGAATCTCTTCGCGGAACTGAAAGCCCTCTTTGTTCGGCGATTCGAATGGAATCTCGGCACGCCACAACGCCTCTTCTATCGATGCGCTCTGATGCCAGTCGCGCAGAAGCACGGCACACGTCGAGCGCTTGTCGCTGTCTTGCAGCCAGTGACGCACGTCTGCCAGTACCGCGTTTGCCATCCCGTCGTGCCCGCCGTCAGCCTTGATGACGTCGACAGGCGTGTGGCGCCTGACATACGACTCGATGGTTTTGCGCTTGAACGCAGCAACCGGGTAAGCGATATGCGGGCCATGACGAAAGGTCCGTGTGAGCGGATAGGCGCTCGCGCCGGAGAAGTCCATGCGAAAGCGTTCGCCCATATACACGTCGCTCGCCCCCATCTCCCCGTGAATGACCTGATCGCGATCGCCCACGCCGACGAAACGGCAATTCAGTGTGCGAAGCAAATGACGCAGCACCCGATACGATGCTTCATTGAAGTCGTGCTGCTCGTCGCATACGATCAACCGGCATGGTGCGAAGTACTGTGGCGCGATACTCTCGCGATCGATCAACTGCGCAAGATCGTATGTGGCGTCGAAACGATCCCGGAACTTCGGTTCGTCCAGCGCACCCAGTCGGGCCCGCTCATAGGCCTGAGTGATCGCGTATTGCGCCGGCGTGACGTCCAGACGCTCGAGCAGGTCGCCAAGTTGTTCGTCGTCGACGTCGTCGAACAGTGCGCCGCCCGCCTTGAGCTTTCGCATGGCTTCGAGGCTTTGCGCCACATTGATGTGGTTGTCCTCGAAAGCGCCCGGCGCGTAGCGATCCTCGACGTCTTCGCGTAATGTCTCCATGGCCTCAATGAGGTAGGACGTGAGGAAACTGTCGCGTTGGATGCGGCGCGCGCGTTCGTTTGCCGTGGGAAGCGTTTCGAGGACATCATGGCTGTAGTCGTCGAAGGTCGAGACGCGCACCCGCTTGTGCAGATCGGCGTGAATGCCGGAGCGTTGCAGACGGGTGCGCAACACGTCGGCGGCGGTGGCGGTGAAGGTGAGGGCGAGGATTTGCTCGGGTGGCGTACCCCCGGCGATGGCTTCGCCGATCCGGGCGACGAGCGTTGTTGTCTTGCCGGTGCCCGCGTTGGCCATAGCGATGCAGATTCGCTCGTTCGAGACCTGAAGGGCGATCTGTTCCACGGTCAGCGCGGGACCGTTGGGCATGAAGCGAGGGGTGCGAAGCGGGGATTGGGTTTCACTCATGGCGTCGACCTTGCTGAGAACGGGCGATGCATGATGATGCGTCATGAGTCGGGCCCGTCGAAATCTGCGGCAGCGGCGACAATCGCCAGCTATGCGTGTCGCGGATTCTACTCGCGTCGAACGGCCGCCCCCTGCAACTGGCCCGGGGCGCACTCGTGAGCGGGCGCACAGCGCCGTCGCCCTGACACGGACGACGGCCTGCCGCCTGATGGCTTACGACGACTTGCTAAGGCGCGTTACCACTTCTCGTCCTGCGTCGCCGCCGATGGGGTGGCGGTCTGCGCCGTCCCCTTCTTCGTTGCTTTCTCGCCAGCCGTGGCTCTGGCGGCCGTGGCGGTCGTGGTGGTCGTAGCGTTAGGCGCCGCATCCGCCGTCGCAGCGACTCCCGCCTGCGGTGCTGCCTGAGCAGGCCGGGCGGCAAGCTCGCCCCGCACCTGAAGACCTGCGATTGGCAGGGCGTCGAGGTTGAGGTTGCTGCGCACGTTCTCAAGATGACCGTACGACAGATTTTGGGTCACGCGCTCCACGATCAGTTCGCAGCACGGATTCTCGGCGCGTCCGAGGCTTTGCCCCGTCTGAGGATCCTTGAACTCGTTGCCCAACGCGACGACCGCGTAGCGGCCGCCTTCACGCAGCGCCTGCCCGCCCTGGCTGACGACGACATTGGTGCCGTCGCGCCCGAGTACCGTAATCGGGAACGTCGATTGCAGGATGGCGCTGACGATCGCCTTGCTGGCCTGGTCTGTCATCTCGTTGAGAATGCGTTGTCCGTCGACACCAGTGCTCAGTGTGGTCGGTGCCGTTGCCGGCAGCGTATGACTCAACGAACTGGCCGCCGAGACCTGACGCGTGGCCACGTTCACCATCTTCTGCGAGAGGGCCCAGCCGCCCGAATAGCTGACCAGTTGACGATCGCTCGTGCGCAACTGCCGAGCCTGCCGCGTGTAGTTGAACGCGCTCACGCGGGCACTCCACACCAGATCGGCGCTGGCGGCCTGCGAGAGCTTCGCCAGTTCTGCGCTGGGCGCCTCGCCGGACTTGATCATGTCGAGTTCCTGCTCGATCTCGGGACTCATTTCGCGGTCCAGTACGGCGAAACGGCCGGTCTGCACGAGGGCATCGCTCACGCGTTGACGCAGCGTTGCTGCAACCTCCCGCGACGGCACGCTGGTGTCGCCCATGGGCAGCGAGGCCTGCGAGAAGACGACCGGGCCGACCACGATCTTGAGTTTCTGCATGTCGGCGGACGGCTTGAATTTCGCGATCTCGGCCTCGATGCTCGCCTTATAGCGCTTGGACAGCACGCCCGGCTCGTCGAGACTGATCACACGCAGACGCTGAATCACACCGCCCGAGCGTTGCTGAACGATGTCGGCGAACGCGTTTGCCCGCAGCGACGCCGAGTCCCGGTTCAAACTGACGTCCAGCCCGTACTTGGCGGTCACACTATCGGACTGGATCACGGCGCCGTTGACTTGCATCAGCGCGAGCTTCATCGCTTCGAGCACGGCTTCGCCGGCGGAGTTGCCGAAGCCGACCGCAGCCGTCTTTTCAGTCTCGACTTTGCCAACGTCCGGCACGGGCGCCGCTGCGCTGGGCGCGGAGGCGGGCGTTTGCGCGGGGTCTCCCGGTTTTCCGGAGCAGCCGGCAATAAAAAAGAGGGCCGCGAGGGCCCCCGTGAGCGAGTTACGCATCATGTTGTAGGTAGAGTGTTTCGGCTTACAGCGCTGCGAGTGCCTTGGTGGCGTCCGACGGCACGTCGATACCGTTGCTGCGTGCGAAGTCGATGGCGTTCTTCAGCGCCTTGCCGGCTTCCGTGACCGAGCCAGGGAAGTTCGACACAACGTAGGCGGCACCGCCCAGCGAGGTGAGTGCCATCGGCGAGGCGCTCTTCATGTTGGTGCCCATCGCCGTCACGTCGTTGCGCATACCGGCGTAATGCACCATGCCCAGAGCGAGGTGTCCGAGGCCCTGCGCAAAGGTCTTCTTCGAGGCGTCGTCGAGTACCGGCTTTTCCTTGAGCTTGGCCGCGATCGCGCCGCTCGTGTCGTCCACGGCGTTCACAGCCTTCGACGCGGAGTCCTTGTCTTGCGTCGAACCCGACGTCAATTGCGCCACGACGGCAGCGGCCTGTTCGGCTTGCGTTTTCAGACCGAGCGCTTCGCCCATCTTGGCATTGGCGTTGAGCACGTCAACGTTGGCGGCGACGTAGTTCTTCACCAGTGCAGCTTGCTGGCCCGACAGGTCAACGCTGCTATCCGACTTGCTGCCGCCGCCCACGAGGCTGGTCAGCCCGCCGAGTTGCGCGTACGAGGCGCCCGAGGCACCGACAAGAGCGGCTGCAACGGCGCAAGCGATGATTTTCTTCATGAACGTCTTCTCCAGGAGTGGGATGGTTGAATGCGGTAATTAACGCAAACTGAGATTGGTGATCTGGCTGGTCAATTCGCGTGCGGCGTTGTTGGCGGCCAGACGCAACGCATTGGTACGCGCTTCCGCCTCGGTCGGCCCGGTACCAGCGTATTGAACGGGCCCCACCGAGGCCACGGTGTCGGGAATGGTCTGGCCGATGTCGAGCAGCTTTGCGTTGACGGTGACTGCCACACGCATAAGACCGGAGTTCGGATCGCGATCGGCCAGACCGACATCGAGCGTGCCCAGCGCGATGTACGACATGCGGGCAACACGCATGCCCGAGACCATCGAGGCAAGCGTTGCCGGCTTCAGGTCCATGCCGTTCTGGTAGTCGTTCTCGACATTGGCGACCTTGAATTGACCACCAGTGTACGGCTCGATCAGTGCGGCTTCGTTGACCTTGAAGCCGGCTTTCGCGAATGTCGACGTGAAGACCTGTGAAAGGTTGGCGCTGGGAATCAGGCGGAACGTGTTATCGGTGGCACGTCGCGTCGTGCTGCCACCGGTCTCGACGGATACCGAGCTTTGCACCGATGCCGACATCTTTGCGCTCGTCGCCGCATGGGTGCCGATCTGATTGCTGCGGACGCTCTCGCCTTCGGTGCCTTGCTCCGACGCGTTGACTTGCGCCTTGACATCGGCTTTGCGGTCGACACGCTTGTACACGCGATCGTCGTAGGCGCGGGAGGTACCGACTTCACGGGATACGAAGATGAACGCCAGCGGCGAGCGTCCGGCGGGACCACCCTTGGCGACTGCGGAATTGCTCTTCACGGCATTGCGCAGATTTGCCACGTTGAGCGAGACCCGCACGGCGACCGTGTATTGCTTCTTGTCCGAGTTTTCGTCTTCGGCGAGGATCGTCGAGTCGAGAATGTATCGATCCGGCTCGGCAAGGATCTTCTGGCGAATCGCGTCGAAGTTCTCCGACTCCGCTTCACCGGCCTCGGCGTAGTAGAACTCCACTGCCTTCATTTGTGCGGCCGACAGAGCACGAGCTTTGTCGTCGCGCGAGATCGACCAGCCTTCATAACTTACGGTCGCCTTGCCGCGCGCTTGCTGCACTTGTGCAACGGCACCCGACGCGAATATGGCGGCAGCGAACAGCAGAATCAGTGTCTTCATCACTTGCATAGCTTCATCAATCCCATCGTCTTGTCGATTTGCGACGAAATGTCCGACGCCGAAGCGGCAGACTTCACCCATGACGTGTCCGCGCCCGCCACTGACTCGGCAAGTTTCACGAACAGACCGTTGACGGAGTCGTAGTAGGCCGGGAAATCGTCGACCCACGTTTGCGAGGCCGGCACTGGTTTCACTTCGCCGTTCTTGAGCGAAGTATTGAGGTAGGTCGTGCCGGTCAGCGGCTCGCGAATGGCAACGTCTGCATAGCTGCCATAGATATACGCGGTGCCTACTGCGTTCTCGCTGTACTTGATTTTTTTGAAGTTCTTGAGCGTGACATCGATCTCGTAGTCCGGTTGCGGCAGCTTGAGATTGAAGACCGTGCCGTCCATGATCTGCATCGACATGACGTTCCCGATCGCGTAGCCCTTCGAGTACGGCACGACAGGCACACCGATGCGTGTGGAGATGGCTTCGCTCACCATGTCGGCGACCCAGGTTTGCGCTGCGCCAGGCGTGCCTTTCAGGTAGTCGGGCAGCACAGCGACCGCTTCCGGCGCGACTTCCACATGGGTGACTTGCAGATAACGCGGCGCCTGATCGGGCAACTGGGCCTGCGCCAGGGAATCGGCGAAGCGGGCGTACAGGCCGGGCTTCCCGTTTGCGCCGTCGTAGACCATACGCACGCGATCAAGCACCTCTGCGCGAGTCGGCTCGTGATCGAGGTTGTCGACGTACCCGAAGCTGACCGGGTACGAGCGCAGAACGGTCATCGATTTGAAGTCGAAGAACAGCACCTGAGCGCGAAGCAGGACAAACAGCTTGCGGATCGCGCCGAAGCGCTCGACAGAAACCGTCTCGGTATTGATGACGAGCGAGACGACGAGCGCCTGGTCCCGGCCCTTCAACTGATCGATCGGCCCGGTCGTGAGCGTGAGGTGTCTGGCCGGATTTTTCGCCACGGCGGCCAGAAGACGTTTGTAGGGCGAATCGCCCGCAGCTTTCAGACCGCTCTCGTAAGCGCGGGAATAGGGGAATCGCTTGTCGATGCTGGCGGCGTCGCCACCATAGGCCGCGCCGGCAAACGTGACGGTCTTGTCTGTGATCTGCGCCTGAACGTGGCTCGCAAAGACCATCGAGAATGCCACCGAAAAAGCGGCGGCAAGACGGAAGAGAAATCCGTCGGCTTTCATATTGTTATGCTCCCCGGTACGCGCCGCTGAATTTGGGACGCGTGGACGCGGAATACTGGATTACTAACTATTTCAAGTCAATCGATTGGCGTCGATCCTATTTGAATTGATAGGGATGAATGCGAGTTGTATGCAGGGCCGATGTAGGTAATTCGGCGTAAATGCCGTGACCGGAATTCCGATGGAGGTCGTTGTGGAGACGAGCACGAAGGGCGTGTAATGGGTCGGTTGCAAGCCTTTGCCAAATGCGCTATAGTCACGCCTCTTCGCGCGGGGGTATAGCTCAGCTGGGAGAGCGCTTGCATGGCATGCAAGAGGTCAGCGGTTCGATCCCGCTTACCTCCACCAAACGAACGACGGTTTCCGTCCCCTTCGTCTAGAGGCCTAGGACATCACCCTTTCACGGTGAGTACAGGGGTTCGAATCCCCTAGGGGACGCCATCTATCGGCAGCGGTGTGATGCACACATCGAAGCCGGCCGGCGTCAGATTCGGCAAAACGCATAGCAAAGGCCGGATGTCTTTCGAGACATCCGGCCTTTTGCGTTTACCCTTCCTATCGGTTTTTCCCGGCGATCGCGTTATCTGCACATGCAATAACGCTTTGGCGACGATTTAAAAACTCATCAGCTAACTGAATCGGGTTACAAACATTTCAGCCCCGCCTCGACGTCGACTTTCGGCATCGGGGCGGGGCTTTTCGTCGCTGTCGTCACCATTGCAGCGACCGCATGTTCGAGGCTTTGATTGTTGCGCGTGCGCGACATGGGCGATCCCCCGAATCACCGGGGGACAGTATGGGGACGGTCGGCTTATACCATGCACTCATCATAAGTTTGCGTAAAGCCGATACATAAGTGGCATAGAGCAAACGTTCAGGTGGTAAGAGGAGCATATCAATCCGGGTATTTCCACGCCGGTATTGAAGATCGTCAGTCGCTGCACACAATTCATCCAAATAAGTTGGACTCCAATGGAACTGAATTGGCTTCGCAGCAAACCTATCGACCTCGCGCCACGCCCCGCCCCTGTCCGAAGTCCCCCGGGGTAAAAAAGCCTTCATGCCGCAAGGTGTGAATAGGCTCGATGAAAGCGTAGGAATATGAAAGTCCTGTCTATCTTCGGCACACGGCCCGAAGCGATCAAGATGGCGCCTTTGGTCACGGCACTTGATCGCGAACCCGGCATCGATAGCGTCGTGTGCGTGACCGGTCAGCATCGCCAGATGCTCGATCAGGTAATGTCGCTGTTCGACCTCAAGGCCAAGTACGACCTTGAAGTCATGATGCCTAATCAAACGCTCAACGGTCTTTTCTCACGTGCCATCGCACGTGTCGATGCCGTTCTGGAGACGGAGAAACCCGATTACGTGCTGGTTCACGGCGACACGAGTACAGCCGCCGCCTGCGCACTCGCCGCGTTTCATCGCCGCATTCCGATCGGGCATGTGGAGGCGGGACTGCGCACAGGCGACTTGTCCAAGCCGTTTCCGGAGGAGATGAATCGCCGTGTGGTCGATTGCGTTGGCAATTGGCTGTTTGCGCCGACGTCGACATCCCGGGAAAACTTGCAGCGTGAAAATCTGCAAGGCCGAATCGCCGTGACGGGTAATACCGTGATCGACGCGCTGGCGACGCTCACGGCGCGTTTGCGTGACGACTCGCCGCTCGCTGCTGCCGCTGCGGCACGCTATTCGTGGCTCGATGCATCGCGCCGTCTGGTGCTCGTGACGGGCCATCGCCGTGAGAGTTTTGGCGGCGGTTTCCTCAATATCTGCGCAGCGCTTGCCGATCTCGCGCGGCGCGACGATGTGCAGATTGTCTACCCGGTGCACCTGAACCCGGCAGTTCGCGACGTTGTGCTGACCGAGCTGGCCGGCCTGAGTAACGTGCATCTGATCGATCCGCTCGACTACGTCGATTTCGTCTGGTTCATGCAGCGGGCCTACGTGATCCTGACCGACTCTGGGGGCGTGCAGGAAGAAGCGCCATATCTCGGCAAGCCGGTGCTCGTCATGCGCGATGTGACCGAACGACCGGAAGCCGTTGCCGCAGGAACGGTGGCGCTCGTCGGCGCGAACCGAGGGCGCATCGTCGAAGGCGTGACACGTCTTCTCGACGATCTGGCGTATCACACGTCGTTCTCACGACGTCTGAACCCCTATGGCGATGGCCATGCCTCGCAGCGCATCGTGGCAGCCCTTTGCGGGCGCGCAATGAGCGAATTCGATCCAGGTTGCCCGGTAGAGCGCCGGGATCACTGAGATCCGGGTGGGTGCCGACGCGATTGATTGTCTCGCTGCCTCCGCCAAAGTCGTCCCACTGCGTTGCGTCCACCGGCACGGACGAAACGCCAACTTACGGATAATTCATGCTGTTGTTCAATACGTTGCAAGCGCGTCGTCGTACGGCGCATGATCTCCCGCGAACGTCGCCGGACGCCTTCCGCGTGCGCCTTCGTCGTATTTGTGCAATGACAGCCGGCACGCTCGGCGTGCTGGGCGGCGTTGTTCCTGCGACCTCGCATGCGAGTGCGTTGGGTGACGGTGTGCGTGCGCTTGGCGCCGGCACTCATCTGCAACGCAGTATCGCGTTGGCCGACCTCGGCATTACGGCGCCTGTCGTGCTCTCGGGCGACACCAGCCAGGACTTCTACCTGCCGGTGCCCAAGGGCCTGCCGCTGGCCGACGCCTCGGTAGCGTTCGACGGCCGCTATCTGAAGGGCGAACCGGGGGCGGCCTCCGTGGTGCTCTCCATCGACGGCCAGCCGATGACCTCGCAATCCGTGCCCGATGGCGACGGGCCGTTGCAGCGCAATCTGTCGGTGTCGTCGCGCCCACGCGAAACGGGCTTCGTGCGTCTGTCGGTGAACTGGCATTCGCGCACTGGCACCTATCGGTGCGAGCCGGATCGCTCGATGGCGAACTCGGTGACGATCACGCCGCAAACGCGTCTGACCTACCGCATCGATCAGAAGTCGGTCACGAGTCTCGACGACGCCTGGGGCACACTGCCCGGTGCGCCGTCGTTGCTCGTCGCATCGAAGACGCTGAGTCAGGAGACGTTCGATAGCGCATGGCGTATTGGCGTTGCGCTTGAGCGAAGCGGCAAGCGTGTCGTCGTGCGGGCGTTGCCCGCCGTGGGCGACATTGTCGACACGCGCGGCGTCAACGTGCCGGCCGCCCTCGCGGCGGTGCCGGCCTTCGCCGCATTGCGAGACAACAGCGCAACGCACAAGCTGGCCAACGACGCTGAGTTGGGGGCGTTGATGGCGATGAATGCGCCCTCGGTCAGCGGCGATGTCGCGGTCGCAGACGCCGCGCTGCGTGCGCGTCTGAGCGCCGCATTCGATGCTGTGCAGGGCCAGCTTGCCAGTGACGCAGATGCTGCCGAGGCATTTAAGACCTGGCGCGCGCAACGCGCACCGCTCGCGGGCGACGCGCTCGGCGCCAAGCAGATTCGTCTGCTGGCCATGGGCAGTCAGTCCGTGATCGCCGTGTCGGGAGACGCCGGTGCACAAGCTGCCGGTCTCTTCGACGATTCGCTGCGCCGCCTGTTGCTTTCGAATAACGTGACCGCTCCGATCGCGCATACCCCGGACATTGCGGACAAACAGGTGGTGCGCCTGTCGAGCCTCGGGGGCTCGTCGAATAGCTTCGACGTGCTCGCACGCGGCGACTGGACCGTGACCTTTCCGCTGAGCGCCGTGGCTTCCGACGGCCGCATGCCTGGAGAGATCTCACTGTATCTGGCGGCGGCGCCCGGCCCGGCGACATCGAAGCCCGTGGCAACGGTGTTCTGGAACGGCATTCTGCTCGCGGCCAAGCAACTCGACGCGAACGGGCGGCCTGAGCAACTCAAGGCGCGCGTGCCGGGCTATGTGCTTGGCGTGAACAATACGTTGCGTGTGTCGGTGCAGCGTCAACCGTACTCGGCCAACTGCGACGAGATTCCGCAGGCCTATCCGGTCAACGTGCTGCCCGCGGCGAGCTACATCCGCCCGGGCAAGGCTGAGCCGGACGGCACCTTTGTGGGCTTGCTGCCGCTGATGGCGGGCAATCCGCAACTGATCGTGCCCGATCGGTATCTCGAAGACGCACCTGCCAACATTCGCCGGGTGATCGGAATCGCCGCGGCAAGCGGTCTGTCGCCGTCGCGTGCAGAGCTGATGGTGGCCGCAGGCGGCAAGAGCGTGAAGCCGGGCAAGCCATTCGTGGCGATGGAAGTGGCAGTGGACGGTGCCAAGCCGACGGTGAGCGTGACCGACCGCAAACGGCTGGAGATCGGCGGCAAAGACGCCAAGTGGCTGGATATCACCGGTTTGCAAAACCTGTCGACGGCCGAAGTCGTGCGCGCAAGCGGCGAAGACGGTCTGCTTTGGTACGCGATCGGTACGCCGCGCGCAGACATTGGCGAGCCGTTCCTGCTGAATCGCGGCAATCTGGCGATCATCGGACCGGCCGGCCCGGTGGCCTGGATCGACAGCAGCAATCCGGACGCGAGCATGCCGCCGGGCGCGGGCGAGAGTGCGTTCTACGAATGGCGTCGCTATGTCTCGTGGGGCGTGCCGGCAATTGCGATCACGCTGCTGGTTCTGCTGTTGATTCTTGTGCTGGCGCTGCGTGCCGGTCGCAGGAAGAACGGCGGTCATTGAGTAGTAGAGGCACGTCATCGTGATCTCTTCTCTCTATTGGCCCTATCTGGTCGCCGACTACTATCACGCGCTGGAAGTTGCCGGTGCAGTCGTTGGCGTCGCCATCCTGCTCTCGAGCATCGACGATCTGTTCGTCGATGCCTGGTACTGGGTGCGCCAGATCTATCGCTCGCTGTTCATCAAGCGGCGCTACACGCCGTTGCAGGCATCGCAGTTGCGCGACGCGCGTGAGCAGCCGCTGGCGATCATGGTGCCGGCGTGGCTCGAGTACGACGTGATTGCCGCCATGCTCGAGAGCATGGTGGGCACGCTTGAGTACAAGAACTACATGATTTTCGTCGGCACGTACAAGAACGACGAGAAAACGAAGACCGAAGTCGAACGGATGCGCCGCCGCTATCGTCAACTGGTGCGCGTGGAGGTGCCTCACGATGGACCGACCTGCAAGGCCGACTGCCTGAACTGGATCGTGCAGGCGATCTTCAAGCAGAATCAACAGCAGGCAGAGCCCTTTGCCGGCGTGATTCTGCACGACAGCGAAGACGTGCTTCACCCGCTGGAGCTGAAGTACTACAACTACCTGTTACCGCGTATCGACTTCATTCAATTGCCGGTGACCTCGCTCGAGCGCGAATGGTACGAACTCGTTGCAGGCACCTACATGGACGA includes:
- a CDS encoding CsgG/HfaB family protein; translated protein: MPDVGKVETEKTAAVGFGNSAGEAVLEAMKLALMQVNGAVIQSDSVTAKYGLDVSLNRDSASLRANAFADIVQQRSGGVIQRLRVISLDEPGVLSKRYKASIEAEIAKFKPSADMQKLKIVVGPVVFSQASLPMGDTSVPSREVAATLRQRVSDALVQTGRFAVLDREMSPEIEQELDMIKSGEAPSAELAKLSQAASADLVWSARVSAFNYTRQARQLRTSDRQLVSYSGGWALSQKMVNVATRQVSAASSLSHTLPATAPTTLSTGVDGQRILNEMTDQASKAIVSAILQSTFPITVLGRDGTNVVVSQGGQALREGGRYAVVALGNEFKDPQTGQSLGRAENPCCELIVERVTQNLSYGHLENVRSNLNLDALPIAGLQVRGELAARPAQAAPQAGVAATADAAPNATTTTTATAARATAGEKATKKGTAQTATPSAATQDEKW
- a CDS encoding CreA family protein, whose protein sequence is MKKALALALMVAANWAHAERIGDVSTAFKLVGPDHKIVVDAFDDPKVHGVTCYVSRAKTGGVKGMVGLAEDKSEASIACRPVGPISFGAPLPKEEEVFSEGLSPLFKKLRIVRMVDKTRNTLVYLTYSDKLIDGSPQNSVTAVPVDRATPIPVK
- a CDS encoding UvrD-helicase domain-containing protein, with the translated sequence MTHHHASPVLSKVDAMSETQSPLRTPRFMPNGPALTVEQIALQVSNERICIAMANAGTGKTTTLVARIGEAIAGGTPPEQILALTFTATAADVLRTRLQRSGIHADLHKRVRVSTFDDYSHDVLETLPTANERARRIQRDSFLTSYLIEAMETLREDVEDRYAPGAFEDNHINVAQSLEAMRKLKAGGALFDDVDDEQLGDLLERLDVTPAQYAITQAYERARLGALDEPKFRDRFDATYDLAQLIDRESIAPQYFAPCRLIVCDEQHDFNEASYRVLRHLLRTLNCRFVGVGDRDQVIHGEMGASDVYMGERFRMDFSGASAYPLTRTFRHGPHIAYPVAAFKRKTIESYVRRHTPVDVIKADGGHDGMANAVLADVRHWLQDSDKRSTCAVLLRDWHQSASIEEALWRAEIPFESPNKEGFQFREEIRFVRAVFALAMRAHETIDERERMSVAAVLGIFANIRLSRDQYQLTAKHPELIEQIYTSYLLGAVPGTPAATIGQLIRELRASLPTLSASDAFRRIRQKIDFQAVATRLYARPYDVDLVERTLRAYASTLPADDTPLADYFSSMMARLSAVRRTRAGARVSVDTVANIKGKEFDHVVIPFLERNEFPNPFAPLESEKNLFYVAMTRARESVSLITSSDETRQSGFIASLDLPRTVLLADDALVRNMAMPVDTTPARRYLSGDTYGAKDELTARGAIYDPARRQWYITPEKDSAAFSPWL
- a CDS encoding sigma-54-dependent Fis family transcriptional regulator, yielding MPANTESAHARRVLNVVQGHLPHGAAATDPNITDSWRRCLDTHALDPGARMAPRVLESAQLRERRSAMERLRSVSTPVLERLQRQLMNPHQAVLLTAPDGVIVDSLLHEGQRDDFHRAGLWPGADWSESCEGTNGIGTCVVERAPVIICQQDHFRALHTPLTCTASPVFAPHGDLLAVIDVSSTRADLTRQSQFHTLALVNLSAKVVESEYFFLHYRDEWLLQLQEQADHLGGFAQALIAFDDTGRVLAANQSALNRLGVSRDEIVGTRVDRWFSSTLDALLAQAQPTPNACWPIRTHTGESLLAMVRAPERTIRRIRRLPIPEPRTSAPPFSDPVLAREFSRACRVFARDVPVLVRGETGSGKEVFARAVHAASERANGPFVALNCAAIPESLIESELFGYVGGSFTGARKEGMNGKLWQANGGTLFLDEIGDMPFAMQTRLLRVLEDRAVSPLGGGEPVPLDIRILSATHRDLSARITERLFREDLFYRLSGLEVTVPPLREREDKIELIQRLLAQACESGRITVTDAAQDRLCTYAWPGNVRQMRSVIRTLAALSESGVVTLDDLPGELREAQADVSVAPRSEAPLEAAERQALRATLDACQGQVSAAARKLGVSRNTLYRKLKRFGLLRG